The region AGCTCGGGTCGGCCACGGTCGTGGAGCTTCCAGCCCAGCGGGTAGATGTCGAGCAGCGCAGCAGTGGCGATGTCGATCACTGCAAAGGCGTTGGCCTCCTGTAAGGTGACAAACGCGGTGGTGCCATCGGGCGAAACAGCGATGTACTCCGGCTCAAAATCGTTGGCGGCCGCAATTTCGGTGAAGAGGCGTACGCCCCGGCTGCGCAGTTCCATTTCGCGACCGTTGTACGCCGCGAACGAAACCGTGGTGGCGGTGGGGTTGGTGTACCCATTGCTCAGGTCGATGATGGTGACCGATCCTTCCGGGTCTACTTCTTCGCCCGGCTCGCCTTCGTTGGCCACCAGGATTTTCGCCCCGTTGGGCGTGAACGTCAACATGTCGGGCAAAGCGCCGACGGGCACGGTCGTGAACTGGCCCGTCAGGGCGACCGTCAGCACGTCGCCAATCAACACGACGCCCGGGTCAGTGGCAGGATCGGCTTCTACGGCGACGGCCACCAGGCCGTTGGCCACCGCAATGCTGTTGGGCGATCCGCCCCCGGTCAGTGCCGCGATGTCGACCGACGTAGCTTTGGTCGGATTGGTCGGGTCCGCCACGTTGAGCACGTCGACGGTAGCACCTCCCGCGTTGATCACGAATAGCAGTTGCGAGCCGGCATCGTACGCGGCAATTTCGGCGGCTCCTTCGTTAAACACTCCCGTTTGGTAGGTGCTCAGCAGTTGCAGCTGAAGCCCAACGGAATCGGCGGCGACGGCGACGGGTGCCTGGGCGTGGGACGTGTGGAGGGGCAACAGGCCCAGCAACGCCGACAGTGCCGTGGCGCGCCAGCCTGCTTTGGGGCAAAGCGCAGGTAAGGGTTGAAGCATAGAAAAGGCAGAATACATGACGCAATAGGGTTAGTGCGACAAAGATTGGGATCCGACCTTGCAGAAACGTTACCCTTACATTATCAATGTGTTAATCCGTCAGGAGAGGCGCAGCGCCTTTTGGCAGAAGCGTGTGGCAGTTTTGTTCTGGTTATGTCGGGGATTCGGAGCATATTTGCACCAACTGTTCCCGACAGAACACCGCAAAACTTTTTCAACAGTATATTCGTGTGATAGAGCGAATCTACTCAACTTTACCCCTACTAGCGCAAAACCTCTTCCCTCTCATGAAACAAGACCTGTATAATTCTACGACGCAGCGCGGTCCGTTCATGACCTTCTTACGCGATTTCACCAAAGTGAACGCGCCACTGGTCATTTCCGTCGTGTTTGTTATTGCTCTGGCGCTTCTGGTCTACAGCTTTCTCCAGATTTCGGTGCTGGCGACGCTGGGATTATTCTTGTTCGGGTGGCTCTCGTTCACCCTGGCCGAATACCTGATGCACCGCTACCTGTACCATATTCCCACGCCTACGCCCCGCCACGAACAGGTTCAGTTCGTATTGCACGGTGCCCATCACGTCACGCCCCGCGACAAAGAGCGGCTGGCCCTGCCCCTACCGCTCGTGCTGATTCTGTCTGCGGTGCTGGTGGGACTTTCCTGGTGGCTGGTCGGTGCCTATGCCTTCGCCTGGACGGCGGGCTTCACGTTGGGCTACGGCCTGTACCTTACGGTGCACTACACGGTACACACCTACCGGCCACCGAACAACCTGTTCCGGTATCTGTGGATTCATCACAGCATCCACCATTACAAAGACGACGAACGCGCCTTCGGGGTCTCGTCGCCGTTGTGGGACTGGGTCTTCGGGACCATGCCCCTGCGCGACAGCGTGGCGTCGTCGCGCAAGATTCAGGAGGTATAAAAACAAAAGACTTCTTTCCAAAAGGCCGCGGTTTCGTCGGCCTTTTTTTGTTGCCGGTCAGGCATGAAAAAAGCCGCACTGGAAGTACGGCTTCTTATTCAAGCTGAAAAAATTTCTTACAGTCGAAAAAGTGGGTTCGTATTGTAAAGACGCGCTTATTTTGATAAACGTTTGTCCGAATCGGCCATCTGAGCAAAGAACCCGGCGAAATTGCGAAATGGATCGTTGTACGCTCCGGTCAATCGGCGAAAAGTGCCGATTGGGCCGAAAAAGCGGTGTATTTCGAGCAAAAAACGCACACGGAAAGCACAAAAAAAGCCGTAGCATAGGCACGGCTTTTCTCTAGTTGAAAAAGTAAACAAGTTGAAAAAGTGGGTTCGTATGGTGCAAACGCGCCGCGCGACGGCAACGTTTCCTCGCTTCCTGCCCAATCGGCCATCTGGGGCATCCGACCGACGAACCGCCGCATCCAGTCGCTTACTGCCTACCGGCGTTTAACATTCCACAACAGCCGCCCGTTGTGTAGTTTTGATCGCTCGTGCATACTACCCCGAAAGTCTCTCCGCCCCGCCCCGATCCGGCCCAGCTGGGCTTCCGCCGTCGTCCGATGGTCGACTGGTACGATCCGCGGCAACTGGCCCAAACGGGCTTGCGTGCTCTTATTTCCTCTACCTTCGGTGCCTACATCGACCG is a window of Catalinimonas alkaloidigena DNA encoding:
- a CDS encoding sterol desaturase family protein, which produces MKQDLYNSTTQRGPFMTFLRDFTKVNAPLVISVVFVIALALLVYSFLQISVLATLGLFLFGWLSFTLAEYLMHRYLYHIPTPTPRHEQVQFVLHGAHHVTPRDKERLALPLPLVLILSAVLVGLSWWLVGAYAFAWTAGFTLGYGLYLTVHYTVHTYRPPNNLFRYLWIHHSIHHYKDDERAFGVSSPLWDWVFGTMPLRDSVASSRKIQEV